A stretch of DNA from Luteolibacter sp. Y139:
GGATTTGAGCGCCACCACCCCTTCGGCGGTGGCAGGAGCAGGCAGCCACAGGACTATTGCAGCCAAGACAAGCGGAAGGAACACGGAGCGTTTCATGAAGCGGGATCGGGATGCGCCGGAGTTAAACATCTCAATCACCTGCAGACTCAAGGATGGAAATAACAATCCCGGCAGTGAGTCTAACATTCGAAGGAAATGAAAACCGCAGCACGGCGTCCCTTACGCGCATGACGCCTCGTCGGGCGCTTCACTCCAGCCACAGATCCCGTTCCATCTCCATCAGCATGCGATCACCGGACGCCGCCTTGTGCGCGTCGCTGACTGAGTCGCCATGGCGGAGATGAGCGCGGAAGGCATCCTTTTCGTAGTCCTCCCCCGAATCATCATCGAGATGAAGGGCACTTTCGATCATAGCGGTGGCCAGGCCGGAAGCCATGCGAGCGCAGCTCGAGAGAGACAGCGAAGCAAGAACGACCACGAGAAGATATGGAGGAGTCTTCATGGAAACAAGTCAGGGGTTACATGACCATGAACACCCCTCTCCACGAATGGTCGCGCGCTTTCTCAGCCGCTAGCTCCCCACCAGCTCGACCAACGCCATATCCAGCGTCGGATAGCGGAATCGAAAACCACTCTCTAACAGCGCCCGCGGCACTGCGCGATGACTCGCCAGCACCGCCGGCCCGAAGTCACCGAGCGCCAGCTTCAGCGCGAACGGCGACACCGTCATGAAGGCCGGCCGCTTGAGCGCCTTCGCCAGTTTCCTGGTAAAGTCGGCATTCCGCTCCGGCTCGGGAGCGCTGCCATTGATCGGGCCGTTCAGCGAGGCATGGCCGATGCCGTGCAGCATCGAACCCACTAGATCCTGGACATGGATCCACGGCATCCACTGCGTCCCCGACCCCAGACGACCCCCGAGTCCCAGGCGAAACGGCAGCGTCATCTGCTTGAAGGCCGCTCCCTCGCGCCCGAGCACCACCCCGGTCCGCCATTTCATCACCCGCAAACCGAGTTCCGCCACCCCATCCGCGGCAGCCTCCCAGTCCCGGCACAGCTGCGCCAAGTACCCGCCACCCACCCCCGCGTCGTCCTCGAGAATCTCGTCACCACGATCGCCATAGATGCCGACGGCCGAGGAGTTCACCAGCACCCGAGGACGCTCCCCGGCGGCCAGTTTTTCCAAGCCGCGGCCCAGCGCTTCCGTCACGCCGATCCGGCTGTCATGAAAGCGCTTTTTATTCGCGGCGGTCCAGCGCTTGTTGATCGGCTCCCCGGCTAGATTGACCAGGGCGCTCAGGCCGCGGAAATCCGGGTGATCCGACCACTCTCGCCACGCCGGGATTCCCGGCTCGGGTCCCCTCACCTCGCGGCTGAATCCGCAGACTTTCCAGCCCGCGGCCGTCGCTTGGCGCGCCAATTCGCGGCCGATGAAGCCGGACGCACCGACGATCCCTAGCGTGCCTTCCATTTCCCGTCATGTTCGGCCTGCAGCCCCGTCCTGCAACCGCTTTCAGGCTTTGACCTTTACTTGAATCCGGTGACCCCGTCTCATCCCGCCACGATGAGGGTTGCCGTTGTCCCTGCCATTTTTCTCACCACGCTCCGGCTCGCCGCACAGGAACCAGAATTTGTCCTGCCGGAAGCCAATCCCGCCCCGGCCGCCGAAGCCGTCCCACCCGCGGACGCCCCCCTGCCCATCGCTCCCGTGCCGGTGCCGGAGGGCATCAAGCTTTTCCCCCAGGATCCTGCCGTCGCCGGCAGCTTCGGGATGCCGCAGGACGTCCACATCCACGACGAGGGCCCCAAGGTCGAGTACGACGTCCAAACCGGCATCGTCCAGTTTTCCGGCCCTTTCCACGTCGACACCGACAACGGCATGAAACTGCGCTCCGACAAGGCGCGCTGGGACCAGAAGGAGCTCAAATTCTACGTAGACGGCTCGGTCAAGATGACCACCAAGGACGGCACGGAGGTCTTCGCCGACCACGCCGTGGCCGATACCAAGACCAAAACCGTCACCCTGACCGACAACGTCAGCGTCTATCAAAACAGCCTGCTGCAACGCGGGAACAAGATCGTCTACTACTGGGGCGAGGAAAAATTCGAGGCGAGCGACCTGCGCGCGGGTGTCGATCCTCTCCTGCTGGAGGCCGGCCGGTTCACGCTCGAGGACCGGGGCGGCAAGCAGGTCTACGTCGGCCACGACGCCGGCGTGACCACCCACGATGTGGAGGAGCCGGGCTTCTGGCTCCGTGCCAAGGAAACCACCATCTATCCGGGCGACAAGGTCACCTTCAAGAACCTGCGCCTCTACGCCGGCGATACCCCGATTTTCTGGCTGCCCTACCTGTCCCAGCCGCTGGACAGCGACCTGGGCTACCACTTCGTCCCCGGTGCCCGCTCGAACTGGGGAGCCTTCCTGCTCAATAGCTACGGCCTGATGCTCGGCGGTCATCCGAATCCCGAGACCGGCGAAAACGAGGACGCCTGGCTGCTCTCGCGCTGGCACTTCGACCTGCGCACCCGCCGCGGCGTCGGCACCGGCGTCGATCTGAGTGACAAGCGACTGGAGGACAATCCGAACCTCACCGGCCTCTCGCTCTACTACTCGAACGACCTCAATCCCGACATCAGCCGCACCGGCATCACCCGCGGCTTCGTCAATGAGGACCGCTACCGCATCGCCCTCCAGCACCGCGTGCCGCTGGATCTGGAGAAGGACGCCGAATGGCGCGTGGATGCCAACCTGAACATCCTCAGCGACAACTACTACCTCGAGGACTTCAATCCGGACCTGTTCCGCAATGATCCGAATCCGGACAACACCATCGGCCTCTTCCGGCGCGACGATGGCACGCTCTTCAGCATCTTCGGTCGCCTGCGGCCGAATGAATTCTACCGTTCGGACACCCGGCTTCCGGAGATCGCCCTGGATTTCGCCCGCCGGCCGCTGTTCGACTCGCCGATCCTCCATGAGGGCTCGGCTTCCTTCGACGTGGTGGAGGAAGAAATCGGCAGCGCCTCGATGTCCGCCGTCCGCCAGTTGCTGAAATTGCCGGCTGGCGATCCGATGATTCCGCTCCTCCTTTCCCAGCTTCCCGCCTATGAGCGCGAGTTGGTCCAGAGGATCCGTTCGTTGCCACCCGGCAGTCCGGCGATTCCCGGCCTCGCCACCCAGCTCTTCAGCCCCGGCTACACCCGCTTCAACACGTACCAGGAGTTCTCCATGCCCATGAACTGGGGCGGGCTGGCATTCACGCCGGAGGCAGGCATCGGATACAGCCGCTACTCGAATGTGGATGGTCCGTCGAAATCAGTGGATCGCACCCATCTGCACGCCGGCTTCGAGGCTTCCATGAAGTTTTCCAAGGATCTCGGCGACATCAAGGACCGCAATCTGGGACTCGAGGGCCTCATGCACGTCGTCCAGCCCTACGCCCGCTTCTCCTACATCTCTACGGATGACCTCGATCCACTGTTCCCCTCCGTGGACCGCGAGACTTTCAGCACCCGTCCGCAGCCGATCTCGGTGCCAAGCTTCACCGCCATCGATAGCCTCCGCGATTGGAGCATCTTCCGCTTCGGCATGAGGAACAAGCTGATCACCAAGCGTGATGGCCAGAGCTACGACTGGCTCGCGATGGATACCTATTTCGACGCCTTCATCACCGACCCGGACTACAACCGGAACTTCTCCAACCTCTACAACGACCTGAAGTGGAGCCCGTTGCCATGGTTCAATATGAACCTTGAAACGCAGTTCCCCATCATCGGCGACGGCTCAGGATTCTCGGAAGTCGCCACTCGCGCGAATTTCATGCCTAACGAAAACCTCGAGTTTTCAGTCGGTTACCGCCTGCTCGACAACCACCCGGTGCTGACCGACTCGCAGCGCCTCGACCTGCGGACCTATGCCCGTCTCAATGACAAGTGGGGCGTCGGTGCCTTCCAGCTCTGGGAACTCGATGACGGCACATTGGAAGTCCAGCAGTACACCCTCAACCGCGACTTCAACTCGTGGATCGCTTCGGTCGGCATCACCAAGCGCGACAACCGCTACCAGGATGAGTTCGGCGTGATCTTCAGCTTCACCCTGAAGGACTTCCCGTCCGCCTCCGTGCCCTTCAAGCTGGACGCGAGCCAGGAATAACCAGCCCGCCCCGAGTTTCCTTTGAATTCCATTTCTCCCATGACTCCCTCGCAACTCCTCACGTCGCTCAATTTCCGCTACGCCACGAAGAGATTCGACCCGGCCCGGCAGATCCCCGACGAGGAGTGGGAGGTGCTTGAGCAGTCCTTGGTCCTGGCCCCGTCGTCGTTCGGCCTGCAGCCGTGGAAATTCATCGTGATCAACGATCCCGAGCTGCGCGCCCGCCTGCGCCAGCACTCCTGGGGTCAGTCACAGATCACCGATGCCTCGCGCTTGGTCGTGTTCACCACCCGCACCGACATGACCGAGCCGGATGTCGATCGCTTCATGACCCGCCTCGCCGCCGTGCAGGGCCGCGATCCATCGACCCTTGAGGGCTACCGGAATGTGGTCGTGAGCTTTGCCTCCGCCATGAACCGCGAAGCGCGCCACGCCTGGAACTCTCGCCAGACCTACATCGCACTGGGCCAATTCATGGCCTCTGCCGCGGTGCTGGGCATCGACACCTGCCCGATCGAAGGCTTCGACCCCGCCGGCTACGATGCAGAGCTCGAGTTGACCGACACCGGCTACGCGACCTCGGTCGTCTGCGCCGCCGGCTATCGCTCCCCGGAGGACAAATACGCCACCACGCCGAAAGCTCGCTTCCCCCACGAGGAACTGATCGAGCACCGCTAATCTCCACGCTGCAAAGTGCAGCTGTTAGGGTGGAGCCCTGCATGATTGGAGGGTCGGAAGACGCGGGCAAACCACGCAGCATCTAGGATTTGGATGCTGGCACGTGTGATGCCATGGAGGTGCCACTGCACTGCCATGAAACCGAATCTCCTCGTCATGAATCCCTCTGGAAGCGAGCCAGCCGCTTGGGTGGAAGCCCTCTGCAACCAGTGGATGGAAGACTGCTACGTCTACCTCCTCTGCCCCGGCTGCGGGTTCCGGGAAGACAATGCACGCGGCCTCCGCTTCCTCTCTCACACCAACGACGCCGTTCCGAACTTCGGCCACCTGGACGCCATCGTTACTTTCGAAGAATCGGATGCCGTCCAGCGATTGCTGGATGCCTATCCGGAGGCGGCGGTGCGGACAATCCCGTTGGTCGGAGATATCCTCCCTGATCAAGCAGCGTTCCAAGGACATCCCCTGGCAGCTTGAAAAGCGTAGGCCGCGACCGGGGAAGATTCACCGTGCTTTTCCTCGACGGATCTCTAGGTTGCGCGGTTGATGAGCACACGAACCCCCTCGGAAGTTGGACGTCTCTGGTTCGGAGACATGTGGAATAACCGCGACACCGGCTTGCTTCGCGAATTGATGGCACCGGACGCCACCGGCACTTTCGAAGGTGGCCGGACGATGACCGGACCAGACGACTTCATCGCCTTTCAGGCCGCCTTCCTCGATGCGGTACCGGACCTCAAGGTGGAGCTGGTGAAAAGCGTCAGCGAAGGCGATGATGTCTGCATCCACTGGCGCGGTTCTGGCCTCCACTGCGGGGCAGGACTGGGTTGCGCGCCCAGCAACAAGCAGATCGATTTCCAGGGCGTCACCTGGCTGACCGTGAAGAACGGCCAGATCGTCACCGGCCAGGATTTCTGGAACCTCGGCGGCCTGATGCAGCACTTGGCGGAATAGATTTCTCAATTTTTCCCCGGGGATTCCGGTGGGGACTTGCGTGTTTCCTTTTGAAACCAAGTCAACACTCACCATGAAATCCCGACTTCTCTCACTCCTGCTCTGCCCGATGGCCTTGGGCGCTCAGGAAGCGCCTCCTATTACCATCCCCGAACCGGTCGCCATCATCCCCTCTTCGGTGAACCAGTGGAGCCAAGGGTTCGTCTCCATGTCCACGCACGGAACGCCCAGGCTTCTCGATGTCATCGGCTCGATGAAAGAGCAGCTCGGCGAGCTGAACTGGATCATGCAGGGCGATGTCGGGGACATCGAGCTGCCGGCCTTCAGCGTGAAGGATGTCTCACCGGAGAGCTTGTTGACGCTGTTGGGAACAGCGGCCGGCTTTGAGGTCCAGTCCGCGCCCCCCCAAGCTCCCGGTCAGCAGCAAATCGTGATGATTCGCCGCAGCACCAACCCTCCCGCAGCACCACAGGCAAGCACGGCCAAGGATCTGCGGACGGTGCCAATGAGCGCGAACGATCCGGAGCCCAAGAAGTCGAAGGGCACATCGGCATCAGCCGCTCCGGAGAGCGTCCCGCTGCCCTCCAAACAATCGGCGAAGATCATGAAGGTGATGAGCCTCGGAGCCTTCTCGGATGAAGCATCGTGGGCCCGGAATGTCAGGGGGCTGAGCAGTCTCCTGCACAAGACCCTGACCCAAGGCGGTAAGCTTCCCGATGACGCACTGACCTTTGATGACGAGTCCCGCCTGCTGATCATTCGCATGGAACCGGAAAGGGCGGGAGAAGCAGTGCAGCTCGTCGAGGGATTTGTCGCCTCTTTGAAGGAGCGGCAAGCGGCCGTCGACGAGCAGATCAAGGACCTCTTGAAGAAAAAGGTGGCCACTCAGATGGAGCTCAAGTCGGCGACCTCCTTGGGCAAAGGAGAGAATCACCCCCAGATCCAGCAATTGGAGCTCGAACTCGACAGCCTCGCAAAGGCGATCGCCGAGATTGAGGAATCCCACGGACTTCGCTAGCCTCTCACCGATGGACCTCGCCGTGCCGGAAATCGACGCGATTGCGAACGGGGATTCGGAGCAAGCCCCCTTGCTGCTCACGCTCACCGCGGGCCTGGCTCGCGGTGACGACGCGGCATGGCGGGAGTTCTTCGACGCCTACGAGGGCCGCTTGATGGCCTACATCCGCACCTGCCAGGCAGGAAATCCGGAAGGCGTGGACGATGTCTATCAAGAGACCATGCTGCGGGTGATGCGGCACGCGCGCCCTTTCTCCGACGAAGCGGCGTTCTGGTCATGGCTCACGGTCATCGCCCGCTCCGCCATCACCGATCACTGGCGCAAGCGTTCGGCGTGGCGGCGGTTCCTTGATCGCTTTGTCAGCGATCGATCCCGAGCGCCGGCGGAACGTGGGCGTTCGGACGATGGCTTTGAACGGGCGCTGGCGGGAATGGATGATGGAATGCGAAAGTTACTCGAGCGGAAATACGACGAGAAGTGGAGCGTCCGGCGCTTGGCGGATGCGGAAAATGTCAGCGAGAAGGTATTGGAACATCGCTTGGCGAAGGCCCGCCTGGAACTGGGCCGCGCCATGCGGAGAATCGGTGAGGAGGACGCGTCATGAACGAAAACGATCGAGGGAAGCTATTGAGAGATGTGATGGCCACCGGCCTGGCAGTCAGGCGCCGCCGTCGCAGGAAATTGAAGACGTTCATCACAGGTGGCTGCGCGATGGCCGCATGCATCTTGCTGGCGATGAAGATTCACCCATCCTACCAATCCCCCGCAGGCAAATCCCTGATCGTGGAGACCCGCGACCCCGTGCCACCTCCGGTGCCGCAGCCCCCACAGCCCCAGCGGGACAAGGATGAAGCCCTTCTGGAGAGCCTCGCAGAGGCTGGTCCGGTCATCATCACGATGGCCGACGGGAGCCGACAACTCTACCTGACCCGTCCGTGAAAAGTGCGGGAAACCGCTGAAATGCAGGCCCATATCAAATTGCGATAAACCAAAGTCCAATAGACCCGGCCACTGACGAGGGCGCACGATTCAGCCAGAGTCATGCAAACGCCCTCACTCGGCCAAGCACGCTACGCTTCGGGCCTCGGTCATACTGTCGGCGATGATGTCCTCATCTCCGAGCGGATCGAATGCGGCGCCGACCCCGGACATTGCTTCGAACTGGCCGGGCCGCGGGAACTCATCTTTTTCAATCCCAAGGAAACGCGCGCCGGCATCGTCACTTGTGGCGGCCTTTGTCCCGGCCTGAACAATGTGATCCGCTCGCTGTTCTGCGAACTGCACTACGGCTATGGCATCGCGGAAGTCATCGGATTCCGCGGCGGCTACGCAGGGTTGGATCCCGCTTCCGGGATCAACCCTGTAACGATTACCCCGGAATTCGTCGAGGGCATCCATCGCCAAGGCGGCACCATCCTCGGAACGTCGCGTGGACCCGTGGACGTCAGCCGCGCCGTCGACAACCTGATCGCGCGTGGGATCCATATCCTGTTCACCGTGGGCGGCGATGGCACCCAGCGCGGAGCGAATGATCTCTATCAGGAAGCCCGCCGCCGCGGCCACCTGCTGTCGGTCGTCGGCGTGCCAAAGACCATCGACAACGACGTCGCCTTCGTCTCGCGCACCTTCGGCTTCTTCAGTGCCGTGGAAGAAGCGGCACGGGTGCTGGACTGCGCACACACCGAAGCCCGCAGCACTCTCGGCGGCATCGGCTTGGTAAAATTGATGGGCCGCCACGCCGGCTTCATCACCGCCGGTGCCACGGTCGCGAGCCAGGATGTGAACTTCGCGCTGATTCCGGAAGTCCCCTTCAAACTCGAAGCCTTCCTCTCCGCGCTCGAACAGCGAATGCGTACCAAGTCCCACGCCGTGATCGCGGTGGCCGAGGGCGCAGGCCAAGACCTCCTCGAGGCCGATGCCTCGGCACGCGACGCCTCCGGTAACGTGAAGCTCAAGGACATCGGCATCTTCCTCCGCGGCCACATTGAAGCCCACATGAAGACCGCCGGATTGCCAGTGGCGATCCGCTACTTCGATCCCAGCTACCAAGTCCGCAGCTGCCCGGCGAATTGCGAGGACTCGCTGCTCTGCGACCTCTTCGCGCGGAATGCCGTCCACGCGGCCATGGCTGGCAAGACCGGCGTCGTGATCGGCTTCCTCCACGAGCGTTTCATCCACGTCCCCATCGAGCTGCTGGCCAGCCAGGTGAAGCGTCTCGACCCCGCCGGTGGCTGGTGGCGCTCGGTGCTCTCCTCGACGGGCCAGCCGGCGAATTTCTCCTAAGCCCATCCCATGAAGGCCCTCCTCTCGGAAATCCGGCGCAATCCGCTGCTGTGGCTTCTGGTCTGCGTGCCTGTGGTCTTTGCCGCTCATTCGATGAAGCCGGAAGCGCATACGCTGCACTTCCTCCTGTCGCTCGGCGCCATCGTTCCTCTCGCGGCGCTGCTCAGCCACGCGACCGAATCGGTAACTTCGAAAACCGGTGACGCCGTGGGCGGACTGCTCAATGCCACGCTCGGGAACTTGACCGAGCTGGTCATCGCACTCGCAGCCCTCCGCGCGGGCGAATACCTGCTGGTTAAGGCTTCGGTCGCCGGCGCGATCGTCGCCAATACACTCTTCATGCTCGGAGCATCCTTCCTGCTCGGTGGCTTGAAGCACCACACGCAGGAATACAACCGCGTCAGCGCCCGCCTTCAGGCCGGGTTGCTATTCTTGGCCACCATCGCATTGCTGGTGCCATCGGCCATCGTCGAGGCGGACGCAGGCGCAGGCACCGCTGCGGCGGCCTTCAGCCAGAAATTGAGCGTCGGCCTGTCGATCCTCCTGATCGGTGCCTACGCGCTTGGCATGTTGTTC
This window harbors:
- a CDS encoding LPS-assembly protein LptD, whose translation is MRVAVVPAIFLTTLRLAAQEPEFVLPEANPAPAAEAVPPADAPLPIAPVPVPEGIKLFPQDPAVAGSFGMPQDVHIHDEGPKVEYDVQTGIVQFSGPFHVDTDNGMKLRSDKARWDQKELKFYVDGSVKMTTKDGTEVFADHAVADTKTKTVTLTDNVSVYQNSLLQRGNKIVYYWGEEKFEASDLRAGVDPLLLEAGRFTLEDRGGKQVYVGHDAGVTTHDVEEPGFWLRAKETTIYPGDKVTFKNLRLYAGDTPIFWLPYLSQPLDSDLGYHFVPGARSNWGAFLLNSYGLMLGGHPNPETGENEDAWLLSRWHFDLRTRRGVGTGVDLSDKRLEDNPNLTGLSLYYSNDLNPDISRTGITRGFVNEDRYRIALQHRVPLDLEKDAEWRVDANLNILSDNYYLEDFNPDLFRNDPNPDNTIGLFRRDDGTLFSIFGRLRPNEFYRSDTRLPEIALDFARRPLFDSPILHEGSASFDVVEEEIGSASMSAVRQLLKLPAGDPMIPLLLSQLPAYERELVQRIRSLPPGSPAIPGLATQLFSPGYTRFNTYQEFSMPMNWGGLAFTPEAGIGYSRYSNVDGPSKSVDRTHLHAGFEASMKFSKDLGDIKDRNLGLEGLMHVVQPYARFSYISTDDLDPLFPSVDRETFSTRPQPISVPSFTAIDSLRDWSIFRFGMRNKLITKRDGQSYDWLAMDTYFDAFITDPDYNRNFSNLYNDLKWSPLPWFNMNLETQFPIIGDGSGFSEVATRANFMPNENLEFSVGYRLLDNHPVLTDSQRLDLRTYARLNDKWGVGAFQLWELDDGTLEVQQYTLNRDFNSWIASVGITKRDNRYQDEFGVIFSFTLKDFPSASVPFKLDASQE
- a CDS encoding ester cyclase, coding for MSTRTPSEVGRLWFGDMWNNRDTGLLRELMAPDATGTFEGGRTMTGPDDFIAFQAAFLDAVPDLKVELVKSVSEGDDVCIHWRGSGLHCGAGLGCAPSNKQIDFQGVTWLTVKNGQIVTGQDFWNLGGLMQHLAE
- a CDS encoding TIGR01777 family oxidoreductase, coding for MEGTLGIVGASGFIGRELARQATAAGWKVCGFSREVRGPEPGIPAWREWSDHPDFRGLSALVNLAGEPINKRWTAANKKRFHDSRIGVTEALGRGLEKLAAGERPRVLVNSSAVGIYGDRGDEILEDDAGVGGGYLAQLCRDWEAAADGVAELGLRVMKWRTGVVLGREGAAFKQMTLPFRLGLGGRLGSGTQWMPWIHVQDLVGSMLHGIGHASLNGPINGSAPEPERNADFTRKLAKALKRPAFMTVSPFALKLALGDFGPAVLASHRAVPRALLESGFRFRYPTLDMALVELVGS
- a CDS encoding RNA polymerase sigma factor, encoding MDLAVPEIDAIANGDSEQAPLLLTLTAGLARGDDAAWREFFDAYEGRLMAYIRTCQAGNPEGVDDVYQETMLRVMRHARPFSDEAAFWSWLTVIARSAITDHWRKRSAWRRFLDRFVSDRSRAPAERGRSDDGFERALAGMDDGMRKLLERKYDEKWSVRRLADAENVSEKVLEHRLAKARLELGRAMRRIGEEDAS
- a CDS encoding ATP-dependent 6-phosphofructokinase, whose amino-acid sequence is MQTPSLGQARYASGLGHTVGDDVLISERIECGADPGHCFELAGPRELIFFNPKETRAGIVTCGGLCPGLNNVIRSLFCELHYGYGIAEVIGFRGGYAGLDPASGINPVTITPEFVEGIHRQGGTILGTSRGPVDVSRAVDNLIARGIHILFTVGGDGTQRGANDLYQEARRRGHLLSVVGVPKTIDNDVAFVSRTFGFFSAVEEAARVLDCAHTEARSTLGGIGLVKLMGRHAGFITAGATVASQDVNFALIPEVPFKLEAFLSALEQRMRTKSHAVIAVAEGAGQDLLEADASARDASGNVKLKDIGIFLRGHIEAHMKTAGLPVAIRYFDPSYQVRSCPANCEDSLLCDLFARNAVHAAMAGKTGVVIGFLHERFIHVPIELLASQVKRLDPAGGWWRSVLSSTGQPANFS
- the cax gene encoding calcium/proton exchanger, whose translation is MKALLSEIRRNPLLWLLVCVPVVFAAHSMKPEAHTLHFLLSLGAIVPLAALLSHATESVTSKTGDAVGGLLNATLGNLTELVIALAALRAGEYLLVKASVAGAIVANTLFMLGASFLLGGLKHHTQEYNRVSARLQAGLLFLATIALLVPSAIVEADAGAGTAAAAFSQKLSVGLSILLIGAYALGMLFSLKTHREFFGTASHGDGDGEEPWPIGLALGTLAVVTIFVALVSEVFVESVQEAAKTFGMTPAFVGFIVVALVGGAAEMASAFSGARKNRLDLSVGIALGSASQIALFVAPVLVLLSYIIGPTPMSLQFWPGAVVMMLIATLTASLATNSGRSAWFVGVLVLMVYLIFAMTLYLLPPANA
- a CDS encoding NAD(P)H-dependent oxidoreductase, yielding MTPSQLLTSLNFRYATKRFDPARQIPDEEWEVLEQSLVLAPSSFGLQPWKFIVINDPELRARLRQHSWGQSQITDASRLVVFTTRTDMTEPDVDRFMTRLAAVQGRDPSTLEGYRNVVVSFASAMNREARHAWNSRQTYIALGQFMASAAVLGIDTCPIEGFDPAGYDAELELTDTGYATSVVCAAGYRSPEDKYATTPKARFPHEELIEHR